The Prunus persica cultivar Lovell chromosome G8, Prunus_persica_NCBIv2, whole genome shotgun sequence genome includes a region encoding these proteins:
- the LOC18787972 gene encoding gibberellin-regulated protein 9, with product MKLFTIFLITVLLLQAFAEASSLSDAANSITKMEEGNYAVVALSKKAHHLPKINCNYACSRRCRKASRKKICKRACKSCCEKCHCVPPGTYGNKKACPCYAKLKTHGNKPKCP from the exons GTTCTTCTCCTGCAG GCTTTTGCAGAGGCTTCATCATTGAGTGATGCTGCAAATTCTATCACAAAG ATGGAGGAAGGAAATTACGCAGTGGTAGCTCTTAGTAAGAAGGCGCATCATCTTCCCAAAATCA ATTGCAACTATGCATGCTCGAGGAGATGCAGGAAGGCATCAAGAAAGAAGATATGCAAGCGAGCATGCAAATCTTGTTGCGAGAAATGCCACTGCGTTCCACCAGGCACCTATGGGAACAAGAAAGCATGCCCATGTTATGCAAAACTCAAGACGCATGGAAACAAGCCTAAGTGCCCTTAA